The DNA window TTaaaccttgctgacaccttgattttagcagAGTGAGACCcactttggacttctggcctccagaactataagataatagatttgtattattttaagccactgagtttgtggtaatttgttacagcagcaaataGAAATCCAGTACAATAATACCCaactccaaaatctcagtggctttcaaaaacaagtttattttttgttagaggaattagagaaaatgttatttaacaagagtctccttttaaaaaaaaaaaaattgagggcttccctggtggtgcagtggttaggaatccgcctgccaatgcaggggacatgggttcgagccctggtccgggaagatcccacatgccgcagagcaactaagcccgcgagctacaactactgagcccgtgagccacaactactgagcccgcgagccacaactactgaagcccgtgtgcctagagcccgtgcttcgcagcTAAgggaaaccaccgcaatgagaagcccgcgcaccgcaacgaagagtagtccccgctcgctgcaactagagaaagccagtgcacaggaatgaagacccaacgcagccaaacgtaaataagtaaataaaattttaaaaaaagaagactgtaaaataatatttttaaaaaattgaattatagttgatttacaatgtttcaggtgtacagcaaagtgattcagttatacatatattctttttcaaaatgtttatttcgTATTCATATTCCATGTCCTTTACTGTTTAGCTTTGGGTCTGCTCCATGTCTTCTTTATTCCAGACCCCAGGCTAGAAAGGCTGCCACTACCCGGGGTACACATGACCTGGGGCagatggaaaagaggaagtgCAGAACCACCTTGGAGTTCTTAAAGCTAAACCATTTCTGCTCAAATTCCACTGACTGAAGCAAACCACGTGAGTAAGCGTACACGGAGTAGGGAGTATCATCCTCCCAGAAGGAAGGACACCTTGTCCTATTGGGAGGGGGCAGCATGTATGAGGGTCCTGGggcaactgggggtgggggtggggatgggggaggataGGGTTGacagaagaactgaaagaagCTGCTGTAGCTGGAGGATGGTGATGGAGGGGCAGAGTCGGGGTGCAGTTGGAGAGATGAGCAAGGGCCTTGTaaaccattcattcatccaacaaatgtgAGCAACACGCTTACACAGCAGGCTCTGAGTCCAGGCTGGGGGTTTGGGGACTGACAAAGCTGACAAggtccctgttcttttttttttttttggccacgctgtgtggcatgtgggatcttagttcccccaccagagatgaacccgcaccccctgaagtggaagtgcagagtctcaaccactggaccaccagggtagtccaaGGTCCCTGTCCTGAAGGCACTGACCTGGTGGGAAGAACACATGAGAAGTAAGTATTGTAAATAAGGAAGTAAGATGATTGCAGACAGTGATCAAATAAGTGCTATAGTTAAAACTTTGTGCTTTATTAAAaggactatttttaaaagatcattccaGCTCTAGAAAGAGCTGGGAGCACAGGAAGTTGGGAGACTATTTAGGAGAGTGTTGACATAGTCCAGGCAGGAGGTGAGGCTGCTTTGGCCAAGGGAGGcagtggggaggagaggcaggcatGGATTAGCGAGAGATTTTTGAGCTAGAATCCATAAGATTCGGTGATAAATTTGATGTTGGGGGCAAGAAAGGAGGTAGAAATACTTCCGAATACTCATCTGAGAGAACACTGCCcagtgaggggaaggaagaagcagCCTGACAGAATCTCCCCCCAAAGCAGACCTACTGTGTGCTTCTACTTACATCAAGTTTTAAAACAGGtaaaacttgggacttccctggcggcgcagtggttaagaatcctccccCCAGTGCGGGGAACACggattcgaaccctggtccaggaagatcccacatgccgtggagcaactaagcccacgagccacaactactgagcccatgagccacaactactgagcccacgtgttgcaaaactgaagcctgtgtgcctaaagcccgtgctccgcaacaagagaagccaccgcaatgagaagcctgtgcactgcaactaagagtagctcacgctcgcctcaactagagaaagcctgcgtgcagcaacaaagacccaacacagccaaaaaaaaaaccaaacaaaaaaaaaaggcaaaactaactATGATGATAGAGGCCAGAATGGTGATTAACCTTGGCGGTGGGGGGAGGACTGGAGCCTAGGAGGGGGCATGAGGGGCTGCTGTGATGTGCTGTTTCTTCACCTGGTGCTGGCTCCACGGGAGTGTTCTGAAAATTCATCAAgccagttctttctttctttcggccgtgccatgcagcttgtgggatcttagttccccgaccagggattgaacctgggccctcagcagtgaaatcactggaccaccagggaattcccaagccagttagtttgttttttttttaagatttattatttatttatttaattttattttattttatttttggctgcattgggtcttagttgcggtgtgcgggctctttgttgcagcgcgcaggTTTCTCACTCGTTGTGGcccgcgcaggctccagggcacctgggctctatagttgtggcgcgcaggttccagagcacgtgggctctgtagtttgcagtacacaggctctctagttgaggcgtgcgagctcagtagttgtggcgcttgggcttagttgcccctcagcatgtgggatcttagttccctgaccagggattgaacttgtgtcccctgcattgtaaggcagattctttaccactggaccaccagggaagtccccagttagTTATTTCTGATCTGTGCACTTTACTGTCTGGCTGCTGTGTTGtaataaaaagtttacttaaaaacaatgactcgggcttccctggtggcgcagtggttgagaatctgcctgccaatgcagggggcacgggttcgagccctggtctgggaagatcccacatgccgcggagcaactgggcccgtgagccacaactactgagcctgcattctagagcccgtgagccacaactactgagcctgcgcgtctggagcctacgctccgcaacaagagaggctgcggtagtgagaggcccgcgcaccgcgatgaagagtggcccccgcttgccacaactagagaaagccctcgcacagaaacgaagacccaacacagccataaattaattaattaattaattaaaaacaaaagttatgtttacccTCTACTGTAACCTATTAAgcatgcaatagcattatgtgtaaaaaagtacataccttaattaaaaaatactttataaaaaaaaaaaacaatgactcaggtttgtttggtttttctaaatttttgagcAACTATTGGTAAgtagacagggaaactgaggaagGAACAGGTTCGTGGGGACAGATAATGAGGTACCTGGAGAAAACAAGTGGAGATGTCCAAGAGGCACCTGGAGGTACAGGTGTGGACTTGGAGGAGCATTAGGGCTGGGAGAAACTTTGGAACCCCTGGAGGGATTCAATGCCAGTGGAATAGATGAGGCAATTCAGGGAGCAAATCAGGGAGGGTGTGCAGAGGCAAGGGGCGccagagccaggcctggaagGGTGGCTGCCCTCTGCCTCCTGGATCCGTGATCTATGGCAGTCCTCTGGCCACACCCACTCAGGGCTCATCCCCATCACCTACAACTCCcatgccctgcccacctccccacccacaggCCTCTCTGCCCTCGCGTGGCCTCCTACACATCTGACCAGGGCAGCCTGGAAGCCCCAGGCCTCTGGCTCCTTCTTCTACAGTGGCCTGCCTTTGGCTGCCTCTTCTCTTGGGTTTTGTCTACTCTCTGGGGCTTCTTGAGGTCTTGGGGAATGGGAGAATCCTGCCTTTGAAATCCCTTCCACAatccataccaaaaaaaaaaaattgataattgcACATCATCAAGATGAAAGACTTGCTCTGTGAAAAacaatgttaagaaaatgaaaggatgagggacttccctggtgggcacTAGAATTCAAATTACCAGATGTTTTAAAGAGATGGGGTGCCAGTTTTCAATTCTGTTTTGAACACCACATTACaaggaactatttttaaaaataaaaaaggattaagggaaaagaacaaaaaataagaatatcaaAACCGTTGAATGCACCTGTTTGTTCCTGATAAACTTCAATCACATCTGCTCCCTCCATTCCCAGTTCTTTTGGAGTGTGATTATCAGCAATTCTCTGACCTTCAAAGAGAAACCTGAGTGAATTCATGGGAACTCCCTGTCTGACATTATGATTCTTTGAGTTTCTTGAGATGTGTCGTCATTTTCACTTTGAAGTGACTCTCACTGCTATCCTGTCCGGTGACTCTGAGTTTTATatattctccttccttcttaGCCCCCAAGTCCTCAGCTGAAGGTTTTGAAATGGGGAGGCATTTAGTGAGTACTTAAAAGTGTGAACTTAAAAATGttaaggcagggacttccctggtggcgcagtggttaagaatccgccttccaatgcaggggataacgggtttgagccctggtctgggaagattccacatgccgtggagcaactaagcccgagctcCACGagtactgagcccgtgcgcctggagcccgtgctctgcaacaagagaagccaccttaatgagaagGCCCCcgccacaaggaagagtagcccccgctctcggcaactagagaaagcccgtgcacagcaacaaagactcaacgcagccataaataaataaatttatttttaaaaggttaaggcagaaaatattgttaaatttatgttatgtgtattttatcacagtaaaaaaaaatagggaaaaaatgtcACCTGTCACATGTGGAAAGTAATGCAGGTGCTGACTGTCCAATACAACTAACTGTAAAGCGTAACTGAGCCAGTGAAGATGAAAAGGCTTAAGGTCTgctgtgtgtggcggggggggggggggggggggggggggggggggggcggtgtggaAAGGATGAGCTAGGTGGTCCTGGGCAAagccttcctcccccaccttGGAGCCGCTGGCCGGCCTCCCCATACCCCTAAAGGACCTTGGTAGGAGGATGTGGCCCCTGCGAATTCTCACGCCCAGACAATCTCCTCTCTGGCTCCCAGGTTTTGGGATTCCTGGATCTGAAACAAACACAGACACATCCAGCGACCCTTCCCCAGCAAGGCCCAATCCCTGAATCACATCTTACTCATCAGCCGCTCGCCGCAGCCCAGGTCGGTCGCATTCCCGCCCCGCGCCTTGGCTCTGCATTTGTAAAGCCGAGAGGGGCTCCTGCTGCCTTTCAGGCTGTGGGGTCCAGCTAGCCTTCCTTCACCCCTCTTGTAGGTGATGAAACTTTGGAGGAGCTTTTACCTTGGGGGGCTGCAGCCGGGAGGCGAGTGGTGGAAACTGACTCGATTTCCTCCAAGTAGAGGTGGGTGGTGATGGCAAGAAGCCCCACCCTTTCCCAGGAAGGGGCCTGATTGGTGGAGGGCTGTGGGGGCGGGGCAGCCCCCGGGGCTATATAAATGCGCTCGCTGGGCTTGGAGTTACGCTGTAGGTTAACTCCTGAGCTCAGGTAATGCTtctggagggaggaggctgggctgcTTGTGGGAACCAAGATGGAGGCCCCTAGGTTGACCGAGGGGTCGTGGAGGGGTCCCGCCCCCAAGCCCCATAGTTGGAGTCTCTCTCTTCGTAGCTAAAAATGTTTGAGGTCGACCCACTTCAACTTGCCCTAAACCCCAGTATTTGTCCAATaaccttcctctctctgggcctcagttttccctctgGGTGGTGAAGGGTTGGTGGTTCTTTCAGGGCTGCCGCTTTGGTGAAGGGTGAGGGGTTGTGAGGTGGGAGACAAGAGGAGTCGTTAAACTctggctttggggtcagacaggcTCCACGTTGAAGTGGCCGTGAGACCTCCATGCTTCAGTTTCCGTGTTTGCAAAATGGGTCTACTTACCaggatgaaataagataatgTCCTTAAAGCATTTAACACAGCTCCAGGCACTTAGGAAGCCCTCGGAGGTGCTTGTTGCTGCTGTTCTTACTCTCTGGCCTGGTCTGGGGTgccaggaggaggggggagggtgcTGTAGCCTCCAGGAATTCTGCTGCTTCTCTGGccccatccccgccccctccccctgcctgccgcgccacatctcagtttcctcctgttcTGAGCCcccatttctccatttctcatGGCTCCACTTTCTGGAGGTCATCTGTCAGGCCAGCACACTGATCCCCTTGACTTCTGGGGGGCAATGGGGTAGGTGCTAAGTCCTGGGGCTGCTTCCTTTACAGGTCACCCCgtcccaccccacctcacccacccccacccccccaagagATGAGTGATGCCCAAGATCCTGCCACAATCCCTGCGGTTGGCACCCAGGTGAACCTGAGGGGCTGGAGCCGTCGAGGGGAGGGCGGTGAGTCTTTCCATTTCCGCCGGCACCAGGAGCTCCAGGCCTTCCTCAACCTTCTGGGTGAGTCCACTTGGGGGCTGGCACAGCAGGGGCCGTGGGGACCAAGCGTGAACAGGTATGGGAGGTGGGATCTCAGCTTGCCCATGCAATCACCTGCAGCCTCTGTCCCTTCTCTTCTCAGGTGACCCCAGTTTGGCAGGTGGGGGGGGCGTCGTGTCAGAAAGTGGGTTCAGgggaggcttgggctttggaatGGCTGCTGCCCCGCTTAtcttgtgggggtgggggtggtaaCCCCGGTCCACCGTTTCTCCTCTCTACCCCCAGAGCACAGTTTCCTCCAGGATTTCCTCTCCAAAGATCCCTGTTTCCAGATTTCAGATAAGGTGAGAGGGCACAGTGGGGGCAGAGGCCAGCCTCACTTGGGGAAGATTGAATTAGTGGGGCTCCGATGCTGCTAATTCGTTGGGTCCTCTGGTCTGGTGGAGGGAGCGCCTCCCTTCTGACCCTTGTCTTCGCAGGCCCCTCCCCACCATTTTACCCCAGATTTTTTAGCCCCACCAGAACTTCCTTGGGTGCCAATGGGGCTGgcgcagcccctccccacccagtgcCTCACTCTAACTCTCCCCATTTCTGTGTCTGCAGTATCTCCTGGCCATGGTGCTGGTCTACTTCCAGCGCGCCAACCTGCAGCTCAGCGAGTACACCCACAGCAATCTGTTCCTGGCACTGTGAGTGGCCCGGGCACGTGATGGGGACCCTGACTCGGAgtggcagggtggggcagggcagatGCTTACAGCCTCTgttccctgccccctgcctctgtggCCAGGTACCTTGCAAATGACATGGAGGAAGACCTGGAGGACCCCAAAAGCGTGATTTTTCTGTGGGCCCTGGGCCAAGATTGGCATCATCGAGTGTCAGACTTCCTGCGTCAGAGGGACAAGCTGTGGGCACGGATGGGCTTCAGGGCCGTTGTGAGACGCCAGAGCTGCGAGGAGGTGAGGTCCCGCCAGCatcctggggtgggggaaagaggcTGGACCTCCCACCTCCCATTTACCATCCACTCTTCTCATGCCAGGTCATGGCCAAGGAGCCGACCCACTGGGCCTGGACCCGGGAGAGGCATCCCCACCACGGCAGGGCTCAGAGGAGCTACCCAAAGGCCCAGATCCCCCTCCCCCGGGGCCCCGGCCTCTCGCCACCCCACTGTCCCCTGTGTGGCTTGCCCCCTTGCCGCAGCCACCGCTGCCGCCACCCCTGCCCCTTGCCTGTCATATCCAAGTGCCCTTCCCAAAACCCTGAGCGGCACCGCCCTCCCTCGCAAGCTTGCCTCTCGGTGGCTGGAGACTCCTGGAGTGGGGCCTTCCTCATCGTCCTGCCCACCCAGCGGCAGCTGGAGCCAGGCACCTACACCCTCCACAGTGAGTAGGGTACAGTAGGGGGAGCCGGGAGGAGCTGGGGGGCAGGTGTGGGGCCCGGCAGAATGGGAAGGAGGGGCATGGGGCCTGGGGTCCAGCACGCCCGGGCATGtgtccagctctgccacctcctagCCGCCTGGGCTTGGCAAGCTTCCTCTGAgcctctctctgtccttcttccCCCAGTCTTCTCAAAGTTGCTGCCGTGCCCTCGGCGCTGACACTCGCAGGGTGAAGAACAGCCCGTCTGCTTGCCTGCTGACCCAGTGCTCTACTGGCTGTGGCCCCTCCGGCCTCCTGTCTTCTTGGCCTCAGGCTGGCAGGGCTGCCCAtgccccctgccccttcctcccaaCCTGCAACTTGTACCCACTCTGACCTGACTCCTCAAATAAATTC is part of the Balaenoptera musculus isolate JJ_BM4_2016_0621 chromosome 8, mBalMus1.pri.v3, whole genome shotgun sequence genome and encodes:
- the SPDYC gene encoding speedy protein C; this encodes MSDAQDPATIPAVGTQVNLRGWSRRGEGGESFHFRRHQELQAFLNLLEHSFLQDFLSKDPCFQISDKYLLAMVLVYFQRANLQLSEYTHSNLFLALYLANDMEEDLEDPKSVIFLWALGQDWHHRVSDFLRQRDKLWARMGFRAVVRRQSCEEVMAKEPTHWAWTRERHPHHGRAQRSYPKAQIPLPRGPGLSPPHCPLCGLPPCRSHRCRHPCPLPVISKCPSQNPERHRPPSQACLSVAGDSWSGAFLIVLPTQRQLEPGTYTLHIFSKLLPCPRR